The Oreochromis niloticus isolate F11D_XX linkage group LG4, O_niloticus_UMD_NMBU, whole genome shotgun sequence DNA segment ACATGATCCATTTACCACAGTTTGGTTTATTTAAGTTGTTCTGTTGGCATCAGGAGTCTCCGAGTTATGGTTGAGTTTACAAATTAAACAGTCTCTTCTCACCAGTCTGCAAAATGTGATACTGCAAGCTTTTGCCaatgatttttgttgttgttggtgggaAGGCTAAaggtttttctttcagacatgaCAATATCAACATGTAAATTAGACATTAAACAATGAATAGTATTAAAAAACACTCCAGATCTGTCACAGATGTTATAAAACATGGTCATCATTTCCTCCAAAGTCTTGCTTATTTTAGATCCTAGACCTCTCCAGCTCAAACAGTTCATACCATCACTCGTCCTTAGGTTTCTGCTCCTTGCGAGCGCGCGAGGACATGAGCTTGAAGAAAAGCGCAGGCCAGAGTGTGCGGAGGTAGACTGCAGCGGTGGGCAGAGGGCCGGCCAAAACCACATCTTTACTTCGCTGACGAACAGCCTTTAGGACTTCCCGCGCCACGTCCCTGGGGTCCCAGCCCGTAGCTGTAGTTCTGTCCAATACTGAGTGGTAGTTGCAAAGACAAGAGACGTGTTGCATCATTGATACAAGAGAATACATATAACTTCAATTAattccaaatcacaacagcagttgcctcaaggtgcttttttaatgtaaggtaagaaagaccctacaataacttATAACTAATAAATTACTGGGGTCATGTTGCTTCTTACTTTTATTATAAAAATCCATTTGGCTTGTAGTCGTTTCCTTATGTGGCCAGAAATTCAGAAAGAAAACCCAGCAAAATCACAGCTGGCATCAAAGATCCACACACATTCCGACACCACCTTAACAACTCTCAGATTTATCACTTATTATCAGCCGACTCTTAAAACTGCTACTGGTACTGTTTTGTTCCATCCCCTACCAATCCTCTCACTGCCTCACCTCCATACTTGGATCCATCTCCTGTGACGGCGTTGACCGAGAGGTTGGTTCGGATGTACCCGGGGCTGATCACAGTCACTGGGATCCCGTAGCGCTCGATCTCTGCGCGCAAGCAGTCGAAGTAGGCCTGGGTGGCGTGCTTGGAGGCGGCATCTGACCAGCATGGGACAAATCAGAGTCTTGCTTTAGTTACCATCCTCCTGCTGGCAAAGTCatcttgtgtttgtttgcattaATGAAAGACGACTTACAGGCTGATCGGTAAGGAATGGCTATCTTCCCCTGGACGCTGCTAATCACTACGATATGGCCGCTGCATCGGCGAACCATGGAAGGCAGGAGAGCTgtggagagaggaaagaaaaaagaggaagggCTGACTCATATTCTTGATAATCTTCAGCTAAATCTCTACATAAATGACTTATTAACCTCACATTTAGCTCGGCTCTTTCAACCACAagccaaaataaatgaaaacatccGGTACGCTGAAACCAACAAGGTTACACAAACCTTGTGTAAGAGCAACGGGTCCAAAGTAATTGGTCTCCATAACATCCCGCTGAACTGAAATGTGAGTCTCTAGTATATTGCCACGGTAACTGATTCCAGCATTATTAATGAGGATGTCCACTTGTCCGTAACATTTCAGAATCTCTTCTGCAGCTCTCTCCACCGTGTCCGTTTTAGCCAGGTCGAAGACAACAGTACAGGGAGTGTGCGTCTGATGGATaaccaaagcaaaacaaaacactaaaagcTATAGTTCAGACAGACAAGACTTTATTGTGTTActcctcgtgtgtgtgtgtatacatacctgcttctgtgtgtttgctgaaCTTGCTGTTAGCTCTTGGACCACCTGCTGCAGGCGAGCTGCGTCACGTCCACACAGCACAAGCCGTGCACCTGCAGCGTGGAAGACCCGGGCACACTCTACAATGCAAAATTCTCGTTGTAGATTACTCAGCATAAACCAGGGGTGGGTAATTCATTTTCCCAAGAGGCCACATTAGAAACTGGGACTGCTGCAGAGAGCCACACCAGTAAGCTGAACTCAAATCTGCTCAATACCTCTTTATAAAGTGCTCCTGGTAAGAGCAGGTGCTACAATTATGCAGTGAAAACGGACAATCACTATTCCCTGtgaagtcaaaggagtttgcaaagaaaagcgtctggacttctttaagttgcttgaagacgtttcacctctcatccgagaagcttcttcagttctaaggtcaaatggccgagagtcccagatttaaacccagtgggagtatcccccccaatgagggacaaaggaccccctggtgatcctctaatcacatgcgccaaggtgtgaaagcgggtgtgggacctaatcagccagggtttcgggtgagcccattgtgaaacctggccccaccttgtcatgtgaattcctgaggtcagatggcccaggatgtgagtgggcgttaaggcgtctggggagggaactcaaaactggattatagatggcagacagttggtgtcgtaaaccaccgcctctgttcaaagatggtcgctcacagtggacatagatggcctctttcactcctctttcaaaccatctgtcctctctgtccaatatgtgaacattggcatcctcaaaagagtgacctttatccttaagatgcagatggactgctgagtcttgtcctgtggaggtggctcttctatgttgtgccatgcgcttgtgaagtggctgtttggtctctccaatgtagaggtctgggcattcctcgctgcactgtacagcatacaccacgttattcagtctgtgttttggagttttgtctttcgggtgaaccagtttgacagacgcaacaacattgtcatcccctatgtagccggtgtatcagagaaactcaggagagttttctccaagcacgacatcccagtgtacttcagacccagcaacacactcagacacaaactggttcacccgaaagacaaaactccaaaacacagactgaacaacgtggtgtatgctgtacagtgcagcgaggaatgcccagacctctacattggagagaccaaacagccacttcacaagcgcatggcacaacatagaagagccacctccacaggacaagactcagcagtccatctgcatcttaaggataaaggtcactcttttgaggatgccaatgttcacatattggacagagaggacagatggtttgaaagaggagtgaaagaggtcatctatgtccactgtgagcgaccat contains these protein-coding regions:
- the dhrs7b gene encoding dehydrogenase/reductase SDR family member 7B isoform X1 produces the protein MLVVAFRWTLKVAGDCQVMERVMGGGMLPVVLTSLGVVLLYRILVRLRKGASVQGAVVVITGASSGLGKECARVFHAAGARLVLCGRDAARLQQVVQELTASSANTQKQTHTPCTVVFDLAKTDTVERAAEEILKCYGQVDILINNAGISYRGNILETHISVQRDVMETNYFGPVALTQALLPSMVRRCSGHIVVISSVQGKIAIPYRSAYAASKHATQAYFDCLRAEIERYGIPVTVISPGYIRTNLSVNAVTGDGSKYGVLDRTTATGWDPRDVAREVLKAVRQRSKDVVLAGPLPTAAVYLRTLWPALFFKLMSSRARKEQKPKDE
- the dhrs7b gene encoding dehydrogenase/reductase SDR family member 7B isoform X2; the encoded protein is MERVMGGGMLPVVLTSLGVVLLYRILVRLRKGASVQGAVVVITGASSGLGKECARVFHAAGARLVLCGRDAARLQQVVQELTASSANTQKQTHTPCTVVFDLAKTDTVERAAEEILKCYGQVDILINNAGISYRGNILETHISVQRDVMETNYFGPVALTQALLPSMVRRCSGHIVVISSVQGKIAIPYRSAYAASKHATQAYFDCLRAEIERYGIPVTVISPGYIRTNLSVNAVTGDGSKYGVLDRTTATGWDPRDVAREVLKAVRQRSKDVVLAGPLPTAAVYLRTLWPALFFKLMSSRARKEQKPKDE